The Prevotella melaninogenica nucleotide sequence AAGTATATTATTAACAATTAGATAACAATAAAATGAAACAAGGTATTCATCCAGAAAACTATCGCCCCGTCGTATTTAAGGATATGTCCAACGGCGATATGTTCCTTACAAAGTCTACATGCAAAACTTCAGAGACAGTAGAATTTGAAGGCGAAACTTACCCAGTGGTAAAAGTCGAAATCTCAAGCACCTCTCACCCATTCTACACTGGTAAGAGTAAGCTTGTCGATACAGCAGGTCGCGTTGACCGCTTCATGAGCCGTTACGGTAAGTTGAAGAAGTAATCGATAATACCCTTCGACATTATTACATACAAAGTGCGGACAAACGTAGTTGCATATACGTTTGCTCGCACTTTTGCATTCAACGGAACAGAAACAAATAATATTCTGTCTACAGATTGTATTGAAGAAATAGATAACAGAGGATAACCTATAATTGAAAGCTTCATAGAAAGCTTAAGATTGGGGATAACATGGAGAACAGACATTAGATGTCTACGCATAATCCATCTGTTTCAAACAAGCTAAAACTTCACTGTCAGCCATCCAAAGACAAAAGAATGAACAAGATAATACGATACACAGCTGTATGGGCTTTTACACTCCTTACTGTTAGCACAATCACATCGTGTAGTAAGGACGATGATAATTCTAATAATTCAGGAATTGCAGAAACTATAACCAATAACACGAACTCAAATCTTAAAGATTTACGTACAGCAACGCACCGCCTGGAGTTTCCTAAGCTAAAGGGTGGACATAGTACTATCCTTACTCATAAACTAAGCAGTGGTGAGATTAATTATAGCGTTGAATGGGACATAGAAAAAATGTCTAACCGTTGGACATGCTATCAGATTT carries:
- a CDS encoding type B 50S ribosomal protein L31, giving the protein MKQGIHPENYRPVVFKDMSNGDMFLTKSTCKTSETVEFEGETYPVVKVEISSTSHPFYTGKSKLVDTAGRVDRFMSRYGKLKK